Proteins encoded within one genomic window of Polynucleobacter duraquae:
- a CDS encoding efflux RND transporter periplasmic adaptor subunit — MKQKFTVMMDQLKAWYTQYLAIAKVYVQEWTAVVIKTQNDLYVLTHEWFTAHLPRVAQQYDKSPQWTQKSLFYLPWFCLFLIILNYFNVFDRSPSIKTVQDPNVVIVNNDLRNMITDGRIYTGTFVEELRASGRVDFNELFLSRIGANVTGRVSDILAIPGQRVKQGDILAKITSTELTQSQLSYLKAKSASQLADQAANRARILYKEDVIALAELQRREAEASSARAEFRATNDQLRVQGMDQPSIDRLAKSGVIESINNVIATIPGEIVERKINKGQVVQPADALFTVADLSTLWAVAEIPESNAYLIHKGQKVTLVIPALRNASIEGVVAHVDSIVNPQTRTVVVRMEVPNKDSLIKPGMLATMMIESQPTERLLVPSSAVIREDNHDHVFIREDEDTYRMVTVKLGPEGKGYRPVISGLKDGQEIAVNGAFHLNTERKRQLSGG; from the coding sequence ATGAAGCAAAAGTTCACAGTAATGATGGATCAGTTAAAGGCTTGGTATACCCAATACCTGGCAATTGCAAAAGTCTATGTGCAAGAATGGACCGCTGTTGTCATCAAAACTCAAAATGATCTATATGTACTTACCCATGAGTGGTTTACCGCCCACCTGCCTCGGGTGGCTCAGCAATATGACAAGAGTCCTCAGTGGACGCAGAAAAGCCTTTTTTATCTTCCGTGGTTTTGTTTATTTTTGATCATCCTCAATTACTTCAACGTATTTGATCGTAGCCCAAGCATTAAAACTGTTCAAGATCCAAATGTGGTGATTGTGAATAACGACTTGCGGAATATGATTACCGACGGTCGCATCTACACCGGTACCTTTGTAGAGGAACTGCGTGCATCTGGACGTGTTGATTTCAATGAACTATTTTTATCGCGTATTGGTGCAAATGTCACGGGTCGTGTGTCCGATATTTTGGCGATACCGGGACAGCGTGTTAAGCAGGGTGATATTTTGGCAAAAATTACTTCAACTGAATTGACCCAATCTCAGCTGTCTTACTTGAAGGCAAAGAGTGCTAGTCAGCTGGCTGATCAAGCCGCTAATCGTGCCAGAATTTTATACAAAGAGGATGTAATTGCCTTAGCAGAGCTACAAAGACGCGAGGCTGAAGCGAGTAGTGCAAGGGCAGAGTTTCGAGCCACGAACGACCAATTACGCGTTCAGGGAATGGATCAACCTAGCATTGATCGTTTGGCTAAATCAGGTGTGATTGAATCAATCAATAATGTCATCGCAACCATCCCTGGTGAAATTGTTGAGCGCAAAATTAATAAGGGGCAGGTAGTTCAACCTGCTGATGCTTTATTTACAGTTGCTGACTTAAGTACTCTTTGGGCTGTTGCGGAGATTCCAGAGAGTAATGCCTACCTTATTCATAAGGGTCAGAAAGTAACCTTAGTTATTCCGGCCTTAAGAAATGCATCAATTGAGGGTGTTGTTGCTCACGTCGATTCGATCGTCAACCCGCAAACACGCACAGTTGTCGTCAGAATGGAAGTGCCCAATAAAGATAGTCTTATCAAGCCAGGCATGTTGGCAACCATGATGATTGAGAGCCAGCCTACTGAGCGATTACTAGTGCCCTCTAGCGCGGTGATTCGTGAAGATAATCATGATCACGTATTTATTCGTGAGGATGAAGATACCTATCGGATGGTCACGGTTAAATTAGGTCCAGAGGGCAAGGGCTATCGCCCAGTCATTTCCGGTCTGAAGGATGGTCAGGAAATCGCCGTTAATGGTGCCTTCCATTTAAATACTGAACGTAAGAGACAGTTGAGTGGTGGTTAG
- a CDS encoding efflux RND transporter permease subunit, which produces MIEKIVRLSLQQRLLVVIIALVLFVAGLLATKRLSVDAFPDVTNVQIQIAAEAPGRSPEEVERFVTVPIELGMTGLPGLTEMRSLNRNGISVITLVFSEKTDLYFARQLVTERLIEVASAMPLGITPVMAPPSTGLGEIYQYTLDHPSDGDRQLTVEELEERRTIQDWIVRPMLRSIAGVAEINTQGGYAREYQVLVNPERLRHYQVGLRDIYEALARNNANSGGGQLPTYAERYLIRGVGLITKPEDIGKIILKEVKGIPVYVKNVAEVTIGSEIRQGAAIKNGYTESVAGIIQMIRGGNAREVVNRIKLKVAEINEGKLLPDGLQIVPFYDRTDLVNAAMFNVAKVLIEGVILVVILLFLFLGDVRSSLIVVATLILTPLLTFLVMNRYGISANLMSLGGLAIAIGIMVDGSVVVVENTFAKLGERLKMGESKIRIILEAATEVGTPVLFGVGIIILVFMPLLSLEGMEGKMFAPMAITIAIALTISLILSFTLSPVLCSYILKGGSEDDTKVVARLRAPYERWLHWCLANPKLVVKRSLIGLVASIIGFALLGKAFIPVMQEGSITPVIVRAPNISLDESIKLEFEAIRRIMTIPDVKMAVSRLGKGESPADPGQPNESDPIVTLKSTGDRKFSQEEIAQQIRDKLKTLPGIELSISQPIAARVDEMVSGVRSQVAIKIFGDDLVTLQKLGGQISQILTKMKGSNDLRIEQASGQNYLNITINRDAIARYGINVSDVNDVIETAIGGKQASIVYEGERRFPLLLRYPAPYRDNVDAINNIILHSPDGAQVLMRDLADIALVDGPAQISRESGKRRLVVGVNVDGRDLGGFVKEAQELIAKQVELPQGYSLQWGGQFENMERAMARLMIIIPLTILAIYFLLFMLFKSLRLAGLIILVLPFASIGGVFGLFISGEYLSVPAAVGFINLWGIAVLNGVVLISFIKQLREDGYSMEDALLHGCGHRFRPVMMTASVAMLALVPMLFSGGPGSEVTRPLAAVVISGLITSTALTLLVLPVLYRWFEDKEVEA; this is translated from the coding sequence ATGATTGAAAAGATTGTTCGTCTCTCACTGCAGCAGCGTTTATTAGTTGTCATCATTGCGCTGGTGTTGTTCGTTGCTGGATTACTGGCAACTAAGCGCCTATCGGTCGACGCATTTCCGGATGTAACTAACGTCCAAATCCAAATTGCAGCAGAGGCCCCAGGCAGATCTCCGGAAGAGGTTGAGCGATTCGTCACAGTTCCAATTGAGTTGGGTATGACGGGCTTGCCCGGCTTAACTGAAATGCGCTCACTCAATCGCAATGGTATTTCAGTCATTACTTTGGTCTTTTCAGAAAAGACAGATCTTTACTTTGCCAGACAGCTGGTTACGGAGCGCTTGATTGAAGTGGCCTCTGCTATGCCATTGGGTATTACTCCCGTTATGGCGCCACCGTCGACTGGTTTGGGGGAAATTTATCAATACACACTCGACCATCCATCGGATGGCGATAGGCAGCTGACGGTTGAAGAGCTTGAGGAGCGTCGCACGATTCAAGATTGGATTGTTCGTCCGATGTTGCGATCTATCGCAGGTGTTGCAGAGATTAATACGCAAGGCGGTTATGCACGCGAGTACCAGGTCTTAGTCAATCCTGAAAGATTGCGTCACTATCAAGTAGGTCTTCGAGATATCTATGAAGCACTTGCCAGAAACAATGCTAATTCCGGCGGTGGGCAGTTACCTACTTATGCAGAGCGCTATCTCATACGTGGCGTGGGACTCATTACTAAACCCGAAGATATTGGAAAAATTATTCTCAAGGAAGTAAAGGGCATTCCGGTCTATGTGAAGAACGTAGCTGAAGTTACTATTGGTAGCGAAATTCGGCAGGGAGCTGCCATTAAGAATGGCTATACCGAGAGTGTTGCTGGGATCATTCAAATGATCCGTGGTGGTAACGCGCGCGAAGTGGTTAATCGTATTAAGCTCAAAGTAGCCGAGATTAATGAGGGCAAGTTATTACCTGACGGACTGCAAATCGTGCCGTTTTACGATCGCACAGATCTTGTCAATGCGGCGATGTTTAATGTCGCCAAAGTATTGATTGAAGGCGTCATTCTCGTAGTCATTCTGCTATTTTTATTCTTAGGTGATGTTCGTTCATCTCTCATTGTGGTGGCGACTTTAATTTTGACGCCGCTATTAACTTTTTTGGTAATGAATCGGTATGGCATCTCTGCTAACTTAATGTCCCTTGGTGGTCTCGCGATTGCGATTGGCATTATGGTGGATGGATCTGTAGTGGTTGTAGAAAACACCTTTGCAAAGCTAGGTGAAAGACTCAAAATGGGCGAGTCGAAGATTCGTATTATTTTGGAGGCTGCTACTGAGGTTGGTACTCCAGTGCTGTTTGGTGTTGGCATCATTATTTTGGTTTTCATGCCGCTTCTTTCTTTGGAGGGCATGGAAGGAAAAATGTTTGCGCCAATGGCCATTACGATTGCAATCGCATTAACCATCTCACTCATTCTTTCATTCACCTTATCGCCAGTTTTATGCTCTTACATCCTCAAAGGTGGAAGTGAAGATGACACAAAGGTTGTGGCTCGTTTGCGAGCTCCCTATGAGCGCTGGTTACATTGGTGTCTTGCCAATCCAAAGTTGGTTGTCAAAAGATCATTAATAGGATTAGTTGCCAGCATCATTGGCTTTGCCCTTCTTGGAAAAGCTTTTATTCCTGTGATGCAAGAGGGCTCTATTACGCCAGTCATCGTACGTGCCCCTAATATTTCTTTAGATGAATCTATTAAGCTGGAGTTTGAGGCAATTAGACGCATCATGACGATCCCGGATGTGAAGATGGCAGTATCTCGCCTAGGAAAGGGTGAGTCGCCCGCAGACCCTGGACAGCCTAATGAATCTGATCCGATCGTGACGCTCAAGTCTACAGGTGATCGCAAATTTAGTCAGGAAGAAATCGCTCAGCAGATCCGTGACAAGTTAAAGACTTTGCCAGGTATCGAGCTCTCTATTTCCCAGCCAATCGCAGCAAGGGTTGACGAGATGGTCTCCGGTGTTCGCTCACAGGTAGCCATCAAAATTTTTGGAGATGATTTAGTTACGCTGCAAAAGCTAGGCGGTCAAATTAGTCAGATTTTGACCAAAATGAAAGGCAGTAATGACTTACGTATCGAGCAGGCTTCTGGACAAAATTACTTAAACATTACTATTAACCGTGATGCAATTGCCCGCTACGGTATTAATGTTTCTGATGTCAATGATGTGATTGAAACTGCGATTGGTGGCAAGCAAGCCAGCATTGTGTATGAAGGTGAGAGAAGATTTCCCTTGCTATTACGTTATCCAGCCCCTTACCGAGATAACGTAGATGCAATCAACAATATTATTTTGCATTCTCCAGACGGCGCTCAGGTACTCATGCGCGACCTAGCAGATATTGCTCTCGTCGATGGTCCAGCGCAAATTTCTCGAGAGTCTGGCAAGCGACGTTTAGTCGTAGGTGTAAACGTAGATGGGCGAGATCTGGGAGGCTTTGTTAAAGAGGCCCAAGAGTTGATTGCCAAACAGGTGGAACTTCCGCAAGGTTATTCACTGCAGTGGGGTGGCCAGTTTGAGAACATGGAACGGGCGATGGCGCGTTTGATGATCATTATCCCGCTAACAATCTTGGCGATCTATTTCCTACTCTTCATGCTTTTCAAGTCCTTGCGCTTGGCTGGACTGATTATTTTGGTCTTACCATTTGCCTCGATCGGTGGTGTATTTGGTTTATTTATATCTGGAGAGTATCTATCTGTGCCAGCGGCGGTTGGGTTTATTAATCTTTGGGGTATTGCTGTATTGAACGGGGTGGTGCTGATTTCATTTATTAAGCAATTACGTGAAGATGGTTACTCTATGGAAGATGCTCTATTACATGGTTGCGGCCACCGCTTTAGGCCAGTCATGATGACTGCCTCAGTCGCTATGTTGGCTTTGGTGCCAATGCTATTTTCTGGTGGCCCAGGTTCTGAGGTGACACGCCCGCTAGCAGCTGTGGTGATCTCAGGTTTGATTACCTCAACCGCATTAACATTACTGGTACTCCCAGTTTTATATAGATGGTTTGAAGATAAAGAGGTGGAAGCATGA